A genomic segment from Yimella sp. cx-51 encodes:
- a CDS encoding isochorismate synthase MenF, with amino-acid sequence MTLPLVDAAPPTLVARTTQIPDPRDLARLVPSDVAPQDIVCWLRGGEGLIGWGRAASITTSGEDRFEAATAWWESVASSAVVRGDIDLPGTGPIAFGTFAFSRRSEQLSTLVVPEVIVGRRDGRSWVTHVTTADRLPGSHPSISAQTATPPGELSFRTGSLSRDEWADAVAESVRRIQNGRLDKVVMARDVVATSSSPIDLRWLLANLATDYSNTWTFAVDGMVGATPEMLLRREKGLVTSRVLAGTIRRTGDDERDLGLAAGLARSSKDLEEHEYAVRSVAEALRPHCSSMNVPESPFVLHLPNVMHLATDVTAVLRDGASSLALAAALHPSAAVCGTPTQMAAEVIHELERMDRGRYAGPVGWLDVTGDGEWGIALRSGMLDPKDDRSIRLFAGCGIVAGSVPEAELAESDAKLLPMRGALIGRAPGR; translated from the coding sequence GTGACCCTCCCGCTCGTCGATGCTGCGCCGCCCACGCTGGTGGCTCGAACGACGCAGATTCCTGATCCGCGTGATCTGGCGCGGCTCGTTCCCTCTGACGTGGCGCCCCAGGACATCGTCTGCTGGTTGCGTGGCGGAGAGGGACTCATCGGGTGGGGGCGCGCGGCGTCCATCACCACCTCGGGAGAGGACCGTTTCGAGGCGGCGACCGCGTGGTGGGAGTCGGTGGCGTCCAGCGCAGTTGTGCGCGGCGACATCGACCTGCCGGGCACCGGCCCGATCGCGTTCGGCACCTTCGCTTTCAGCCGTCGCTCCGAACAATTGAGCACGCTCGTCGTGCCCGAGGTGATCGTCGGTCGACGCGACGGTCGCAGCTGGGTCACCCACGTGACGACGGCTGACCGCCTGCCTGGCTCTCACCCCTCCATCAGTGCGCAAACCGCCACTCCCCCAGGAGAATTGAGCTTCCGCACGGGCTCGCTTTCGCGGGACGAGTGGGCCGACGCGGTCGCGGAGTCGGTGCGTCGCATCCAGAACGGCCGCCTCGACAAGGTCGTCATGGCCCGTGACGTTGTCGCCACAAGTTCCTCGCCGATCGACCTGCGCTGGCTGCTGGCCAACCTGGCGACCGACTACAGCAACACGTGGACCTTCGCGGTCGACGGCATGGTCGGGGCGACCCCGGAGATGCTGCTTCGCCGCGAGAAGGGGCTGGTGACCTCGCGGGTGCTGGCCGGCACGATCCGCCGCACCGGCGACGACGAGCGCGACCTCGGCCTGGCTGCCGGCCTGGCCCGTTCGTCCAAGGATCTTGAAGAGCACGAGTACGCGGTGCGCTCGGTGGCCGAGGCGCTGCGTCCGCACTGCTCGTCGATGAACGTGCCCGAATCACCGTTCGTGCTGCACCTGCCGAATGTCATGCACCTCGCCACCGACGTCACGGCCGTGCTCCGTGACGGAGCGTCGTCTCTGGCGCTCGCCGCCGCCCTGCACCCGTCAGCAGCCGTGTGCGGCACCCCCACCCAGATGGCCGCCGAGGTGATCCACGAACTCGAGCGGATGGACCGCGGCCGCTACGCCGGACCGGTCGGGTGGCTCGATGTCACCGGCGACGGTGAGTGGGGCATCGCCCTGCGCAGCGGAATGCTCGACCCGAAGGACGACCGCTCGATCCGGCTGTTCGCCGGTTGCGGCATCGTGGCCGGCAGTGTGCCCGAAGCCGAACTGGCGGAATCGGACGCGAAGCTGCTGCCGATGCGCGGCGCGCTGATCGGCCGGGCCCCCGGCCGCTGA
- a CDS encoding demethylmenaquinone methyltransferase — protein MNRASLDKRPSDVARMFDDVAARYDITNDVMSMGQDRRWRKQVLRAVDPQRGEVVLDIAAGTGTSSEPFDAVGAHVVPADFSLGMLRVGKERRADLGFTAADAMKLPFADNTFDAVTMSFGLRNVQDSVKALAEFHRVTKPGGRVVICEFSTPTNPVFRKVYSEYLMGALPRIAKPVGSNAESYVYLAESIQAWPDQAGLASQLQDAGWADVEWQNLSGGIVALHRGRSH, from the coding sequence ATGAACCGCGCCAGCCTCGACAAGCGCCCCTCCGACGTCGCCCGCATGTTCGACGACGTTGCTGCCCGATACGACATCACCAACGACGTGATGTCGATGGGGCAGGACCGCCGCTGGCGCAAGCAGGTGCTCCGCGCCGTCGACCCGCAGCGCGGAGAAGTGGTGCTCGACATCGCAGCCGGCACCGGCACGTCCAGTGAGCCCTTCGACGCGGTCGGCGCCCACGTCGTCCCCGCCGACTTCTCCCTCGGCATGCTGCGTGTGGGCAAGGAGCGCCGCGCCGACCTCGGCTTCACCGCCGCCGACGCCATGAAGCTGCCCTTCGCCGACAACACCTTCGACGCGGTCACCATGTCCTTCGGTCTGCGCAATGTGCAGGACAGCGTCAAGGCGCTCGCCGAGTTCCACCGCGTCACCAAGCCGGGCGGCCGCGTCGTGATCTGCGAGTTCTCCACGCCGACCAACCCGGTCTTCCGCAAGGTCTACTCCGAATACCTCATGGGTGCCCTGCCGCGCATCGCCAAGCCGGTGGGCTCGAACGCCGAGTCGTACGTCTACCTCGCCGAGTCGATCCAGGCTTGGCCCGACCAGGCGGGCCTTGCCTCCCAGCTGCAGGACGCCGGTTGGGCGGATGTCGAATGGCAGAACCTCTCCGGCGGCATCGTTGCTCTGCATCGCGGACGCTCTCACTGA